A portion of the Kineosporia corallincola genome contains these proteins:
- a CDS encoding Crp/Fnr family transcriptional regulator encodes MDDDVVRQAPLFAALDDEAAAALRATMAPTDVARGQVLFHEGDPGDRLYVIVEGKVKLGRASGDGRENLLAVLGPGEMFGELSLFDPGPRNATATAVADTSLIGLGNDDLVTWLTGRPDVARQLLRALARRLRRTNENLADLVFSDVPGRVAKALLDLSERFGRPTDDGLRVAHDLTQEELAQLVGASRETVNKALADFASRGWLRLEARAVVLIDVERMRRRAR; translated from the coding sequence GTGGACGACGACGTCGTTCGTCAGGCGCCACTGTTCGCAGCGCTGGACGACGAAGCCGCCGCAGCGCTACGGGCCACGATGGCGCCCACCGACGTCGCCCGCGGCCAGGTGCTGTTCCACGAGGGCGACCCGGGCGACCGGTTGTATGTCATCGTCGAGGGCAAGGTGAAACTCGGGCGCGCCTCCGGCGACGGCCGGGAGAACCTGCTTGCCGTCCTCGGTCCGGGCGAGATGTTCGGTGAGCTGTCCCTTTTCGACCCGGGCCCGCGCAACGCGACCGCGACCGCCGTGGCGGACACCTCGCTGATCGGGCTCGGCAACGACGACCTGGTCACCTGGCTGACCGGTCGCCCCGACGTGGCCCGCCAGCTGCTGCGAGCCCTGGCCCGGCGCCTGCGCCGGACCAACGAGAACCTCGCCGACCTGGTGTTCTCCGACGTTCCCGGCCGGGTCGCCAAGGCCCTGCTGGATCTGTCCGAGCGCTTCGGCCGGCCCACCGACGACGGCCTGCGGGTGGCCCACGACCTCACCCAGGAAGAGCTGGCCCAGCTGGTCGGTGCCTCCCGGGAGACGGTGAACAAGGCTCTGGCCGACTTCGCCTCGCGCGGCTGGCTGCGCCTGGAGGCGCGGGCCGTGGTGCTGATCGACGTCGAGCGGATGCGCCGCCGCGCGCGCTGA
- a CDS encoding MBL fold metallo-hydrolase → MTEEAFCVLAGNPGPMTLDGTNTWILSAPGSAEAVVVDPGPDDDQHLQAVLEAVRERGARVVQTLLTHGHADHSAAARHFAELTGAPVKALDPAHRYGGEGLADGDVIRADGIRLEVVATPGHTGDSLSFLSSGGRSLLTGDTVLGRGTTVVAHPDGRLDAYLDSLERLGELSGSARLERLLPGHGPALAQPGLVVDAYLKHRRERLEQVRQAVARGARTAHEVVAVVYADVPRSVWPAAELSVRAQLTYLGFTETA, encoded by the coding sequence GTGACCGAGGAAGCCTTCTGTGTGCTGGCCGGTAACCCGGGGCCGATGACGCTGGACGGTACGAACACCTGGATCCTCAGCGCCCCGGGCTCGGCCGAGGCGGTCGTGGTGGACCCCGGACCGGACGATGATCAGCACCTTCAGGCAGTTCTGGAGGCGGTGCGAGAACGGGGAGCCCGGGTCGTGCAGACCCTTCTCACCCACGGCCACGCCGATCACAGTGCAGCGGCACGGCATTTCGCGGAGCTCACCGGAGCGCCGGTCAAGGCTCTCGACCCGGCCCACCGGTACGGCGGGGAGGGCCTGGCCGACGGCGACGTGATCCGTGCGGACGGCATCCGGCTGGAGGTGGTGGCCACGCCGGGGCACACCGGCGACTCGCTGTCGTTTCTGTCGTCCGGCGGTCGCTCACTGCTGACCGGCGACACCGTCCTGGGGCGGGGCACCACGGTGGTCGCGCACCCGGACGGGCGGCTCGACGCCTATCTCGACTCGCTGGAACGGCTCGGTGAGCTGTCCGGCTCGGCCCGTCTGGAGCGTCTGCTGCCCGGTCACGGGCCGGCACTGGCACAGCCCGGTCTGGTCGTCGACGCCTACCTGAAGCACCGCCGGGAACGTCTCGAGCAGGTGCGCCAGGCGGTCGCCCGGGGGGCGCGCACGGCACACGAGGTGGTGGCGGTGGTGTACGCCGACGTGCCGCGCTCGGTGTGGCCGGCGGCCGAGCTCAGCGTGCGCGCGCAGCTGACCTATCTCGGGTTCACCGAAACCGCTTGA
- a CDS encoding NUDIX hydrolase codes for MSPDPTPDWLDRLTKAVLEPDAQAAFGTVIAPGPDARHSAVLVLFGQGPEGPDVLLTERASTLRSHAGQVAFPGGRMDPDDADPAATALREAQEEAGVDPAGVSVRAECAELFLHVTNFRVTPVIGWWHDPSPLRPGDPAEVERVVRVPLAELLDPANRFTVAFRDRRAGPGFQASGLFIWGFTAGVLSWMLRLAGLERPWDGTRILQVPEQQVRVAARQELRRDLSEQQGLSPDEVDAP; via the coding sequence GTGAGCCCCGATCCCACCCCGGACTGGCTCGACCGGCTGACCAAGGCCGTGCTGGAGCCCGATGCCCAGGCCGCGTTCGGCACCGTGATCGCCCCCGGCCCCGACGCCCGGCACTCGGCCGTGCTGGTGCTGTTCGGCCAGGGGCCCGAAGGCCCCGACGTGCTGCTCACCGAGCGCGCCTCCACCCTGCGCTCGCACGCCGGGCAGGTCGCGTTCCCGGGCGGCCGGATGGACCCGGACGACGCCGACCCGGCCGCGACGGCCCTGCGCGAGGCCCAGGAAGAGGCCGGGGTCGACCCGGCGGGCGTCAGCGTGCGGGCCGAGTGCGCCGAGCTGTTTCTGCACGTCACCAACTTCCGGGTCACGCCGGTGATCGGCTGGTGGCACGACCCGTCCCCGCTGCGTCCCGGTGATCCGGCCGAGGTGGAACGGGTGGTGCGGGTACCGCTGGCCGAGTTGCTCGATCCGGCCAACCGGTTCACGGTCGCCTTCCGCGACCGCCGCGCCGGACCGGGCTTCCAGGCGTCCGGGCTGTTCATCTGGGGCTTCACCGCCGGCGTGCTGAGCTGGATGCTCCGGCTGGCCGGGCTGGAGAGGCCGTGGGACGGCACGCGAATACTTCAGGTTCCTGAGCAACAGGTTCGCGTCGCGGCGCGTCAGGAACTCCGCAGAGATCTTTCCGAACAACAGGGGCTGAGCCCGGACGAGGTGGACGCGCCGTGA
- a CDS encoding phage holin family protein — protein MAEERTIGQLVAQASEDLSALVRYEVALAKAEIKDDVKRGAVAGGMFGAAGYLGFLATITLVITVGYALVAIGLPEWLAFLIITVLLLAVAGLLGLIGVSQAKKIKPPERAIASTKQTLAAVKGSVRP, from the coding sequence ATGGCCGAGGAACGGACGATAGGTCAGCTCGTGGCCCAGGCGAGTGAGGACCTCTCCGCACTCGTCCGTTACGAGGTCGCTCTGGCCAAGGCCGAGATCAAGGACGACGTGAAGCGCGGCGCCGTCGCCGGCGGGATGTTCGGCGCAGCCGGATACCTGGGCTTCCTGGCCACCATCACCCTGGTGATCACCGTCGGGTACGCCCTGGTCGCCATCGGCCTCCCGGAATGGCTGGCCTTCCTGATCATCACCGTGCTGCTGCTGGCGGTCGCCGGTCTTCTCGGGCTCATCGGGGTCTCCCAGGCCAAGAAGATCAAGCCGCCGGAGCGGGCGATCGCCTCCACCAAGCAGACCCTCGCCGCCGTGAAGGGCAGCGTCCGCCCGTGA
- a CDS encoding MarP family serine protease translates to MIDIILVLIMLGYAISGFRQGLVVGLLSLGGFVGGALLAMYFVPQLVSGLEAGTRRSIITLLAVIFTAWAGQFLGAMIGGRIRQAVPEGPVAWADHVIGAAAGVLAVALVLWFVAGAVRGGPSEQLSRTVADSKVIATIDDLVPTQLTSVADRFRDAVGSSNFPRVFAGVQSEDISPVEAPDQSLVDSQAVAKARKAVVKITGEASSCDRGQEGSGAVVAPQRVVTNAHVVAGVSQPKVQVGGKGRLYDARVVSFDPTRDLAVLAVPKLNVTPLELSGDLERGDDAVVVGFPNDGPFKVSPARVRSIVRATGEDIYGNEGAIREVYSLYVKVRPGNSGGPVLDPSGKVVGVVFAKSLDDADTGYALTMDEAREAIQTGAAKSEKVSTGKCANS, encoded by the coding sequence GTGATCGACATCATCCTGGTGCTGATCATGCTCGGCTACGCCATCTCCGGCTTCCGCCAGGGTCTGGTGGTCGGCCTGCTCTCGCTCGGCGGGTTCGTCGGCGGCGCGCTGCTGGCCATGTACTTCGTGCCGCAGCTGGTCTCCGGGCTGGAGGCCGGCACCCGGCGCTCCATCATCACGCTGCTCGCCGTCATCTTCACCGCCTGGGCCGGGCAGTTCCTCGGCGCCATGATCGGCGGCCGCATCCGGCAGGCCGTGCCCGAGGGCCCCGTGGCCTGGGCCGACCACGTGATCGGCGCTGCTGCCGGGGTGCTCGCGGTGGCACTGGTGCTGTGGTTCGTGGCCGGTGCGGTGCGCGGCGGACCGTCCGAGCAGCTCTCCCGCACGGTGGCCGACTCCAAGGTCATCGCCACCATCGACGACCTGGTGCCGACCCAGCTCACCAGCGTGGCCGACCGGTTCCGCGACGCGGTGGGCTCCAGCAACTTCCCCCGGGTGTTCGCCGGCGTGCAGTCGGAAGACATCTCCCCGGTCGAGGCCCCCGACCAGAGCCTGGTCGACAGCCAGGCGGTGGCCAAGGCCCGCAAGGCGGTCGTGAAGATCACCGGTGAGGCCAGCAGCTGCGACCGCGGCCAGGAGGGCAGCGGCGCGGTGGTCGCTCCGCAGCGCGTGGTCACCAACGCCCACGTGGTGGCCGGTGTCAGCCAGCCCAAGGTGCAGGTGGGCGGCAAGGGCAGGCTGTACGACGCCCGGGTGGTGTCGTTCGATCCCACCCGCGACCTGGCCGTGCTCGCGGTGCCCAAGCTCAACGTGACACCGCTGGAGCTGTCCGGCGACCTGGAACGGGGTGACGACGCGGTGGTGGTCGGCTTCCCCAACGACGGCCCGTTCAAGGTGTCACCGGCCAGGGTCCGTTCCATCGTGCGGGCCACGGGTGAAGACATCTACGGCAACGAGGGCGCGATCCGCGAGGTCTACTCGCTCTACGTCAAGGTGCGGCCGGGCAACTCCGGCGGCCCGGTGCTCGACCCGTCCGGCAAGGTGGTCGGCGTGGTGTTCGCCAAGTCGCTCGACGACGCCGACACCGGCTACGCCCTCACCATGGACGAGGCCCGCGAGGCGATCCAGACGGGTGCGGCGAAGTCGGAGAAGGTCAGCACCGGCAAGTGCGCCAACAGCTAG
- a CDS encoding alpha/beta fold hydrolase, with protein sequence MKIHRAASPAPTPETPGPALDPAGPLYVDSADTLIRGPWTHRFVAANGARFHVAEAGEGPLVLLLHGFPQFWWSWRHQLPALADAGFRAVAMDLRGYGSSDKPPRGYDPMTSATDVSGVIKALGESEAVIVGHDWGGWLAWSMPGLVPELTRAVATVSMGHPLVMRKALTRDPRQRRAWRRVLEFQIPMRPERRLTREDLVGDLLREWSSTSGFPDDEGLDVYRRAIRVPFVAHSTMEYFRWAVRSVPRQDGRRFATAVDEPIGVPVLSLHGEEDPYVLLPSVLASHRRVSGPLRFESVPGAGHFLPEEAPERVTQALISWLREL encoded by the coding sequence GTGAAGATTCACCGCGCCGCCTCCCCCGCACCCACGCCCGAGACCCCCGGCCCCGCCCTGGATCCGGCGGGTCCGCTCTACGTCGACTCCGCCGACACCCTGATCCGCGGCCCCTGGACTCACCGCTTCGTCGCCGCCAACGGCGCCCGCTTCCACGTGGCCGAAGCCGGTGAGGGTCCGCTGGTACTGCTGCTGCACGGCTTCCCGCAGTTCTGGTGGAGCTGGCGGCACCAGCTGCCCGCGCTGGCCGACGCCGGCTTCCGGGCCGTCGCCATGGACCTCAGGGGTTACGGCTCGTCGGACAAACCGCCGCGCGGCTACGACCCGATGACCTCCGCCACCGACGTGTCCGGCGTGATCAAGGCGCTGGGCGAGTCCGAGGCGGTCATCGTGGGCCACGACTGGGGCGGCTGGCTGGCCTGGTCGATGCCCGGCCTGGTGCCCGAGCTGACCCGCGCCGTGGCCACCGTCTCGATGGGCCACCCCCTGGTCATGCGCAAGGCCCTCACCCGCGACCCCCGGCAGCGACGGGCCTGGCGCCGGGTGCTGGAGTTCCAGATACCGATGCGCCCGGAACGCCGTCTGACCCGCGAGGACCTGGTCGGCGACCTGCTGCGGGAGTGGTCGTCCACCAGCGGTTTTCCGGACGACGAGGGCCTCGACGTGTATCGTCGCGCCATCCGCGTGCCGTTCGTCGCGCACAGCACCATGGAGTACTTCCGCTGGGCGGTGCGCTCGGTTCCCCGGCAGGACGGACGCCGGTTCGCCACCGCGGTGGACGAGCCCATCGGCGTGCCGGTACTCAGCCTGCACGGCGAGGAAGACCCCTACGTGCTGCTGCCCAGCGTGCTCGCCTCACACCGCCGGGTCAGCGGACCGCTGCGGTTCGAGTCGGTTCCCGGCGCCGGCCACTTCCTGCCGGAAGAGGCCCCGGAGCGGGTCACCCAGGCCCTGATCAGCTGGCTCAGGGAGCTCTAA
- the nth gene encoding endonuclease III: MTPRNGQKAGVAESSIALTRRARKIHRLLAERYPDAHCELDFTSPLELLVATVLSAQTTDKRVNLTTPVLFAKYRSAADYAAADRTEMEEILRPLGFYRGKTDSLLKLGARLLEDFDGEVPGKLEQLVKLPGVGRKTANVVLGNAFGVPGITVDTHFGRLSRRFGWTDSEDPVEIEHQIGALFPKKDWTMLSHRLIFHGRRTCHARKAACGACPVSDLCPSYGIGETDPVKAAKLLRDSAFGAVPA, translated from the coding sequence GTGACACCGCGAAACGGGCAGAAAGCCGGGGTAGCCGAGAGCTCGATCGCGCTCACGCGCCGGGCCCGCAAGATCCATCGGCTACTGGCCGAGCGGTATCCCGACGCGCACTGCGAGCTCGACTTCACCAGCCCGCTCGAGCTGCTGGTCGCCACCGTCCTGTCGGCGCAGACCACCGACAAGCGGGTCAACCTCACCACCCCCGTCCTGTTCGCGAAGTACCGCTCCGCCGCCGACTACGCCGCGGCCGACCGCACCGAGATGGAAGAGATCCTGCGGCCGCTGGGCTTCTACCGGGGCAAGACCGACTCCCTGCTGAAGCTGGGCGCGCGCCTGCTCGAAGACTTCGACGGCGAGGTTCCCGGCAAGCTGGAGCAGCTGGTCAAGCTGCCGGGGGTCGGCCGCAAGACCGCCAACGTCGTGCTCGGCAACGCCTTCGGGGTTCCGGGCATCACCGTCGACACGCACTTCGGCCGGTTGTCCCGGCGGTTCGGCTGGACCGACTCCGAAGACCCGGTCGAGATCGAGCACCAGATCGGCGCGCTCTTCCCGAAGAAAGACTGGACGATGCTGTCGCACCGGCTGATCTTCCACGGCCGCCGCACCTGCCACGCCCGCAAGGCGGCCTGCGGGGCCTGCCCGGTGTCCGACCTGTGCCCGTCCTACGGCATCGGCGAGACCGACCCGGTGAAGGCGGCCAAGCTGCTGCGCGACTCGGCCTTCGGCGCGGTCCCCGCGTGA